A part of Hippea maritima DSM 10411 genomic DNA contains:
- a CDS encoding HD domain-containing phosphohydrolase, producing MSKQEQFLKIIEGLHNCANRRDGWSPILKNIAEFFNVSSAFFAEIIDENVMECYSSEEEYNNCKIPKMSVASETIKTKDSIVVMDYENSKYSDGFWSDKGVKCIASVPVIFSDRVFGALQLVRFDESKKFSARQLELLKAIARVMSFALYYHAKAKSTDTILSLMLKEFEFFYNQKLPDYFDKIELERWISSYLKNILNITKATAVGFVFPEENIYAVVNKTNNNSKNIFYTDNDEVKDWILYKMWEKSIGDVIEASQLEDYGITHSNLMRNFQIKSALFVPVKYNDRVIVAMGFGFSEPINIDHDFKLALQNSAAHLAFMLVAAKNLSTLNNKLIDTEESFLESFILMMEARDVYTKGHSKRVALYAKAIAKALGYSQKDQDLIYLAGILHDIGKIGIPDNILLKPGKLTPNEYRIIKNHAEFSYQIIKNIKKFEDIAEFVRYHHERCDGSGYPKGLMCDEIPEGARILAIADVFDAITSTRPYRKKLSVDRALDVLIEMGKGLDQSIVAKVLEVLRESYYQIEDYQESREFVPEEIEEIRKRIFTTDYMTGLLRRKQFIEKASKYIDEHRKFWVFYFDIKNLSYLNYSYSMDIGDKIIIHTAEALKSLKEVKLLARVEPDAFYFVYESDIEPAVFAVDIKKHVKAYVTEQLSKEEFFMSSWRRVINYYVSFSEYIPGKTVEQMMYECKQKKKEFEEMLL from the coding sequence ATGAGCAAGCAAGAACAATTTCTAAAAATAATAGAGGGACTACATAACTGCGCCAACCGCCGTGATGGGTGGAGTCCTATATTAAAAAATATAGCCGAGTTTTTCAATGTAAGCTCTGCTTTCTTTGCCGAAATTATAGATGAGAATGTTATGGAATGTTATTCATCTGAAGAGGAATACAACAACTGTAAAATTCCAAAGATGTCTGTAGCATCAGAGACAATAAAGACTAAAGATAGTATAGTTGTAATGGATTATGAAAATAGTAAATATTCAGATGGCTTTTGGTCTGATAAAGGTGTTAAATGCATAGCCAGTGTTCCGGTTATTTTTTCTGATAGGGTTTTTGGCGCATTACAACTCGTTAGATTTGATGAGTCTAAGAAGTTCTCCGCAAGACAACTTGAGCTTTTAAAGGCCATAGCCAGGGTTATGTCTTTTGCTCTCTATTATCATGCCAAAGCCAAATCGACCGATACTATACTATCCTTGATGCTTAAAGAGTTTGAGTTTTTTTATAACCAGAAGCTTCCAGATTATTTTGATAAAATAGAGCTTGAAAGATGGATTTCATCCTATCTAAAAAACATATTGAATATTACAAAGGCTACAGCTGTGGGGTTTGTCTTTCCTGAGGAAAATATCTATGCTGTTGTTAATAAAACAAACAATAATTCAAAAAATATATTTTATACCGATAACGATGAGGTTAAGGACTGGATTTTATATAAAATGTGGGAAAAATCCATAGGTGATGTTATAGAGGCAAGCCAGCTTGAGGATTATGGCATTACACATTCAAATTTAATGAGAAATTTTCAGATAAAATCGGCACTTTTTGTCCCTGTAAAATACAACGATAGGGTAATTGTGGCTATGGGGTTTGGTTTCAGTGAGCCTATAAATATAGACCACGATTTTAAGCTTGCCCTACAGAATTCCGCAGCTCATCTTGCATTTATGCTTGTTGCCGCAAAAAACCTATCCACGCTCAACAACAAACTCATAGATACTGAGGAGAGTTTTCTTGAATCGTTTATTTTAATGATGGAAGCTAGGGACGTATATACCAAAGGTCATTCAAAGAGAGTAGCTTTATACGCAAAAGCCATAGCAAAAGCTCTTGGATATTCTCAAAAGGACCAGGATTTAATATATTTGGCAGGGATCCTTCACGATATAGGTAAAATTGGGATTCCAGATAACATACTTCTAAAGCCGGGTAAACTGACACCTAACGAGTATAGAATAATAAAAAATCACGCTGAGTTTTCTTATCAGATAATAAAAAACATAAAAAAGTTTGAGGATATAGCTGAGTTCGTCAGGTATCACCATGAAAGGTGCGATGGTAGCGGCTACCCAAAAGGTTTGATGTGCGATGAGATACCAGAGGGTGCAAGGATTTTGGCTATAGCAGATGTATTTGATGCCATAACCTCAACAAGACCTTACAGAAAAAAGCTTTCTGTGGATAGAGCTTTAGATGTATTGATTGAAATGGGGAAGGGGCTTGACCAGAGTATAGTCGCAAAGGTGCTTGAAGTTTTGAGGGAAAGTTACTATCAGATAGAGGATTATCAAGAAAGTAGGGAGTTTGTGCCTGAAGAGATAGAGGAAATAAGAAAGCGTATATTCACAACTGATTATATGACAGGTCTTTTAAGGAGAAAACAATTTATAGAGAAAGCATCAAAGTATATTGATGAACATAGGAAATTCTGGGTTTTTTATTTTGATATAAAAAATTTAAGCTACCTAAACTACAGTTATTCAATGGATATAGGCGATAAGATTATAATACATACGGCTGAAGCGTTAAAATCATTAAAAGAGGTTAAATTATTAGCCAGAGTTGAACCTGATGCTTTTTATTTTGTTTATGAAAGTGATATAGAGCCGGCTGTTTTTGCTGTAGATATAAAAAAGCATGTTAAAGCTTATGTTACAGAGCAGCTGTCCAAAGAAGAATTCTTTATGAGTAGCTGGAGGAGAGTAATAAACTACTATGTTTCGTTCTCTGAATACATACCAGGAAAAACTGTCGAACAGATGATGTATGAATGTAAGCAAAAGAAGAAGGAATTTGAGGAGATGCTCTTATGA
- the pepD gene encoding beta-Ala-His dipeptidase yields the protein MIDRVIEIFEEISNIPRCSKNCFAISSYLCRWAKENGFECRQDDALNVFIDVPASAGFEKKPVVALQGHMDMVCVKREDSNHDFDEDPIKVYRNGDWLKADGTTLGADNGIALALAMAIAMDKSLEHPPLQLIFTADEEIGLIGASKIDSKMIKADELVNIDSETEGVFVIGCAGGEDSELSMDIYRRNERRGEPFKIVVSGLLGGHSGMEINKNRANAIKVINEILKDVFDFVELAYLHGGRMRNAIPSSAEAWVYVKDLDGLKGGISFMSQKFKSQYYQEDIKIDIIEANFDKKPISKADFSTIIELIDKLPHGVYRMYDDRIPMISDNLAIVDMDENKLSIATNQRSLTEEGLDEIMGIIEKIAGEFSCSFDRHSRYSSWTPNRDSRLLKKAIGLWSEMYKQKPMVEVIHAGLECGIIGSKKKGIDMISLGPNIENAHTPDERLSISSTERVYKFICELLKR from the coding sequence ATGATAGATAGGGTTATTGAAATTTTTGAAGAGATATCTAATATTCCGCGGTGTTCTAAGAACTGCTTTGCCATATCTTCCTATCTGTGCAGATGGGCTAAAGAAAATGGTTTTGAATGCAGGCAAGATGATGCTTTGAATGTGTTTATAGATGTACCTGCTTCTGCTGGATTCGAGAAAAAGCCTGTTGTAGCCCTTCAGGGACATATGGATATGGTGTGTGTAAAAAGGGAGGATTCGAATCACGATTTTGACGAAGACCCAATAAAGGTTTATAGGAATGGCGATTGGCTAAAAGCAGATGGTACTACGTTGGGAGCCGATAATGGAATAGCTCTGGCTCTGGCTATGGCTATAGCTATGGACAAAAGCCTTGAGCATCCTCCTCTTCAGTTGATATTTACAGCGGATGAGGAGATTGGTTTGATTGGGGCCTCAAAAATAGATAGTAAAATGATTAAAGCCGACGAGCTTGTTAATATAGATTCGGAAACCGAGGGCGTGTTTGTTATAGGGTGTGCAGGTGGTGAGGATAGCGAGCTGTCGATGGATATATACAGAAGGAATGAGAGAAGAGGTGAACCGTTTAAAATAGTGGTCTCAGGCTTGCTTGGCGGTCATTCCGGAATGGAAATAAACAAGAATAGGGCAAATGCAATAAAGGTTATAAATGAGATTTTAAAGGATGTTTTTGATTTTGTTGAGCTTGCCTATCTTCACGGTGGCAGGATGAGAAATGCCATACCAAGCAGCGCTGAGGCCTGGGTTTATGTTAAGGATCTAGATGGTCTAAAGGGTGGGATATCCTTTATGAGTCAGAAATTTAAGAGTCAATACTATCAAGAGGATATAAAAATAGACATAATTGAAGCAAATTTTGATAAGAAACCTATTTCCAAAGCTGATTTTTCGACAATTATAGAGCTTATAGACAAGCTGCCACACGGAGTCTATAGGATGTATGATGATAGAATCCCTATGATATCCGATAACCTCGCAATAGTTGATATGGATGAAAATAAGCTGAGCATAGCTACAAACCAAAGGAGCCTAACAGAGGAAGGACTTGATGAGATTATGGGCATTATAGAGAAGATAGCAGGAGAGTTTAGCTGTTCATTTGATAGACACAGCAGGTACTCATCATGGACCCCCAACAGGGATTCAAGACTATTAAAAAAGGCTATTGGTCTGTGGAGTGAAATGTATAAGCAAAAGCCCATGGTTGAGGTTATACATGCAGGTTTGGAGTGTGGCATAATAGGTTCAAAAAAGAAGGGAATAGATATGATTTCTTTGGGGCCGAATATAGAGAATGCCCATACACCGGATGAGAGGTTGAGCATCTCATCCACCGAAAGGGTTTATAAATTTATTTGTGAGCTTTTGAAGAGATGA
- the mobB gene encoding molybdopterin-guanine dinucleotide biosynthesis protein B yields the protein MRPFFIGFVGHSGMGKTTLIEKLIKRFSQDGYVVGAIKHDAHEFEIDYPGKDSYRMKHAGAKRVVLSSAQKFALIEDRDEEKDLDQIKELFDDCDIVFVEGYKLGDIVKIEVHRKEKGDNLLINQGVENIVAVASDEKLNLPVKCFDIDGIDGLVSFIKTFLKHNENT from the coding sequence ATGAGACCGTTTTTTATTGGGTTTGTTGGCCATTCCGGTATGGGTAAGACAACCCTAATAGAGAAGTTGATAAAGCGTTTTTCTCAAGACGGGTATGTTGTTGGTGCCATAAAGCATGATGCCCACGAATTTGAGATCGACTATCCGGGTAAGGACTCATACAGAATGAAACATGCGGGGGCAAAGCGGGTGGTTTTATCCTCGGCGCAGAAGTTTGCCTTGATAGAGGATAGGGATGAGGAAAAGGATTTAGACCAGATAAAGGAGCTTTTTGACGATTGCGATATTGTGTTTGTTGAGGGGTATAAGCTTGGTGATATAGTCAAGATTGAGGTTCACAGAAAAGAAAAGGGAGATAATTTGCTCATCAATCAGGGAGTTGAAAATATAGTCGCCGTTGCATCGGATGAAAAACTCAATTTGCCTGTTAAGTGCTTTGATATAGACGGTATTGATGGCTTGGTTTCTTTTATAAAGACCTTCTTAAAACACAATGAGAATACTTAA